The Montipora capricornis isolate CH-2021 unplaced genomic scaffold, ASM3666992v2 scaffold_440, whole genome shotgun sequence genome has a segment encoding these proteins:
- the LOC138035965 gene encoding uncharacterized protein, producing the protein MATLGTIESFNPSLEDWNAYSERFDQYVIANDIKDEKKIVATFMTTIGSKTYNALRDLLAPAKPSKVKFEELVKTLRDHYEPKPIVIAERFHFHKREQHEGEGVAAYSAALKKCSEHCAFGTFLEEALRDRFVCGLRSKQTQKRLLAEKELTWKAAVEIALAMEVLDKQASNFRNAAEAGGINYVKPPHPPKTPKQRKPCFRCG; encoded by the coding sequence atggccaCTCTCGGAACAATAGAGTCCTTCAACCCCAGTCTAGAAGACTGGAATGCCTACAGTGAGCGTTTTGACCAGTACGTGATTGCTAACGACATCAAAGACGAGAAGAAGATAGTGGCAACCTTTATGACCACGATCGGCAGCAAGACCTACAACGCCTTGAGGGATTTGCTTGCCCCAGCAAAGCCATCCAAAGTCAAGTTTGAAGAGTTGGTGAAAACTTTACGGGACCACTACGAACCGAAACCAATCGTGATAGCCGAACGATTTCACTTCCACAAGCGTGAACAGCACGAGGGGGAAGGTGTGGCGGCGTACAGCGCAGCCTTGAAGAAATGTTCAGAACACTGTGCCTTTGGCACTTTCTTAGAAGAAGCACTTCGAGACCGTTTCGTCTGTGGGCTAAGAAGTAAACAGACACAAAAGAGACTGTTGGCAGAAAAAGAGCTTACATGGAAGGCAGCCGTGGAAATTGCATTGGCAATGGAAGTTTTAGATAAGCAAGCCAGCAATTTCAGGAATGCGGCCGAGGCTGGAGGCATAAACTATGTTAAACCACCGCATCCTCCGAAAACACCCAAGCAAAGAAAGCCGTGTTTCCGTTGTGGTTAG